In a genomic window of Flavobacteriales bacterium:
- the gatA gene encoding Asp-tRNA(Asn)/Glu-tRNA(Gln) amidotransferase subunit GatA, producing MPKTFSEARAAIAQGATVTQLVERSIAEAERRADLNAFLELFPESALAKAADADAKLLSGTAGPLAGMLVSIKDNLCYKGHKVSAASRILEGFTSLYSATAVERLLAADAVIIGRTNCDEFAMGSSNENSAFGNVKNPVDPGKVPGGSSGGAAASVAAGIVHAALGSDTGGSIRQPASFTGTVGFKPTYGRVSRYGLIAFASSFDQIGPFARTVEDAAALYSVIAGSDPHDSTTSSRPNEPIALGNPRKLRIGYFREGLERAGMDPEVVAHLQLQIDRLRREGHTVEAVEVPLLDHQVPAYYILATAEASSNLARFDGIHFGHRSKQAQGVEETYRLSRTEGFGPEVKRRILLGTFVLSSGYYDAYYAKAQCVRRILRDRTLEAFDRFDLLLGPTCPSTAFSPGEITDPVAMYLQDIFTVQANLAGTPAISLPTGTHSNGLPFGVQLMARPFDEARLLASAKALFGS from the coding sequence ATCCCGAAGACCTTCTCCGAGGCCCGCGCCGCCATTGCCCAAGGCGCTACTGTAACGCAGCTGGTTGAGCGCTCCATCGCGGAAGCTGAGCGCCGCGCGGACCTGAACGCCTTCCTCGAGCTCTTTCCGGAGAGCGCGTTGGCCAAGGCCGCCGATGCGGATGCCAAATTGTTGTCCGGCACTGCTGGGCCACTCGCCGGCATGCTCGTGAGCATCAAGGACAACCTCTGCTACAAGGGCCATAAGGTGAGCGCCGCATCGCGCATCCTCGAAGGCTTCACGTCGCTGTACAGCGCAACTGCGGTTGAGCGATTGCTCGCTGCCGATGCGGTGATCATCGGCCGCACCAACTGCGACGAGTTCGCCATGGGCAGCAGCAACGAGAACAGCGCTTTCGGCAACGTGAAGAACCCCGTGGACCCCGGGAAAGTGCCCGGCGGCAGCAGCGGCGGCGCTGCCGCGAGCGTTGCTGCGGGCATCGTGCATGCCGCGTTGGGAAGCGATACCGGCGGCAGCATCCGGCAGCCCGCCTCATTCACCGGCACGGTCGGCTTCAAGCCCACCTATGGCCGCGTGAGCCGCTACGGCCTGATCGCCTTCGCGAGCAGCTTCGACCAGATCGGCCCCTTCGCGCGCACTGTGGAGGATGCTGCCGCGCTCTACAGCGTCATCGCGGGCAGCGATCCGCACGACAGCACCACGAGCAGCAGGCCGAACGAGCCCATCGCACTCGGCAATCCCAGGAAGCTGCGCATCGGCTACTTCCGCGAAGGCCTTGAGCGCGCAGGCATGGATCCCGAGGTTGTGGCGCATCTGCAGCTGCAGATCGACCGCTTGAGGCGCGAAGGCCACACGGTGGAAGCCGTAGAGGTGCCGCTGCTCGATCACCAGGTGCCCGCTTATTACATCCTGGCCACGGCCGAGGCCAGCAGCAACCTCGCGCGATTCGATGGCATCCACTTCGGGCATCGCAGCAAGCAGGCGCAGGGCGTGGAGGAGACCTATCGACTGAGCCGCACCGAAGGCTTCGGGCCAGAGGTGAAACGGCGCATCCTCCTGGGGACCTTCGTTCTGAGCTCGGGCTACTACGATGCGTACTACGCCAAGGCCCAATGCGTGCGACGGATCCTGCGCGACCGCACCTTGGAAGCCTTCGACCGCTTCGACCTGCTGCTCGGCCCGACCTGTCCGAGCACGGCCTTCTCGCCCGGCGAGATCACCGATCCCGTGGCCATGTACCTGCAGGACATCTTCACCGTTCAAGCCAACCTCGCAGGCACGCCAGCCATCAGCCTGCCCACCGGAACGCACAGCAACGGCCTGCCCTTCGGCGTGCAGCTGATGGCCAGGCCCTTCGATGAAGCGCGATTGCTGGCATCGGCGAAGGCGCTCTTCGGTTCGTAG
- the tatA gene encoding twin-arginine translocase TatA/TatE family subunit has protein sequence MIGPWQVVLIVVALLLLFGGKKIPELMRGLGQGMKEFKNAKDGVEDKKDDAK, from the coding sequence ATGATCGGCCCTTGGCAGGTTGTACTCATCGTGGTGGCGCTGCTCCTGCTCTTCGGGGGGAAGAAGATCCCCGAGCTCATGCGCGGCCTCGGCCAGGGCATGAAGGAGTTCAAGAACGCCAAGGACGGTGTTGAGGACAAGAAGGACGACGCGAAGTAG
- a CDS encoding LysM peptidoglycan-binding domain-containing protein yields MPLLRRFTLAALLLPFCSMAQREAPLALPADDPVMARLDDLANLHWVKHSPFTIDTAHHNLHGFAPNQVPTWSEDIMQQRVAVLDANSPFSLVYNHVVQSYIDLYMVRKREMSSRMLGLAELYFPTFEEYLDRHGIPLEMKYLAVVESALNPSARSRAGAVGLWQFMLPTGKIYGLKADSYIDERHDVHKSTEAACRYLKYLHRIYGDWELALAAYNCGPGNVNKAIRRAGGVKDYWKIYDYLPRETRGYVPAFIAVNYLFAHHADHNIYPIAPTYCAYEVDTVQVCHPLDLAAIAVLTGGTVQELRELNPTFKLGIVPDVDQPVSVYLPKDAVPVYINNEELLRYSYYAANPGTQPIATAASAAAATERVADRHHTVRKGESLGGIAKRYGMSVPQLRKLNGLRNDMIRPGQKLVVRKGAPSSERTAQASPGSDASGYYVVQAGDTLWSIAQRHPGVSVEDLRSLNGGLPDGLKPGARIRVRAPQG; encoded by the coding sequence ATGCCTTTGCTCCGTCGATTCACCTTAGCCGCCCTGCTGCTTCCCTTCTGCTCCATGGCGCAGCGCGAGGCCCCGCTCGCCTTGCCCGCCGATGATCCGGTGATGGCGCGATTGGATGACCTGGCCAACCTGCATTGGGTCAAGCACTCGCCGTTCACCATCGACACCGCGCACCACAATCTGCATGGCTTCGCGCCCAATCAGGTCCCGACCTGGAGCGAGGACATCATGCAGCAGCGCGTCGCCGTGCTTGACGCCAACTCGCCCTTCAGCCTGGTCTATAATCACGTGGTGCAGTCATACATCGACCTGTACATGGTGCGCAAGCGCGAGATGAGCTCACGCATGCTGGGCCTCGCCGAACTCTACTTCCCCACCTTCGAGGAATACCTGGACCGCCATGGGATCCCCCTTGAGATGAAGTACCTGGCCGTTGTGGAGAGCGCGCTGAACCCGAGCGCCCGTTCGCGTGCCGGCGCAGTGGGCCTTTGGCAATTCATGCTGCCCACCGGCAAGATCTATGGCTTGAAGGCCGACAGCTACATCGACGAGCGCCATGATGTCCATAAGAGCACGGAGGCCGCCTGTCGCTACCTGAAGTACCTGCACCGCATCTATGGCGATTGGGAATTGGCCCTGGCGGCGTACAACTGCGGCCCAGGCAACGTGAACAAAGCCATCCGCCGCGCGGGCGGCGTGAAGGACTATTGGAAGATCTACGACTACCTGCCACGCGAGACACGAGGCTATGTGCCTGCCTTCATCGCGGTGAACTACCTCTTCGCGCACCATGCCGACCATAACATCTACCCCATCGCGCCCACCTATTGCGCCTATGAGGTGGATACCGTGCAAGTGTGCCACCCGCTCGACCTGGCCGCCATCGCCGTGCTCACGGGCGGCACCGTGCAGGAGCTCCGGGAACTGAATCCCACCTTCAAGCTCGGCATCGTGCCCGATGTGGACCAGCCCGTGAGCGTGTACCTGCCGAAAGATGCCGTGCCCGTTTACATCAACAACGAAGAACTGCTTCGCTACAGCTACTACGCCGCGAATCCCGGAACCCAGCCCATCGCGACAGCAGCCTCTGCGGCGGCGGCGACCGAACGCGTTGCTGACAGGCACCACACCGTGCGCAAGGGTGAATCGCTCGGCGGCATCGCGAAGCGCTATGGCATGAGCGTGCCGCAATTGCGCAAGCTCAACGGCCTGCGCAACGACATGATCCGACCCGGTCAGAAGCTTGTGGTGCGCAAGGGTGCACCTAGCAGCGAGCGAACCGCACAGGCCTCTCCTGGCTCCGATGCCAGCGGCTACTATGTGGTGCAAGCGGGCGACACCTTGTGGAGCATCGCGCAGCGGCACCCCGGCGTGAGCGTCGAGGACCTGCGCAGCCTGAATGGCGGACTGCCTGACGGCCTGAAGCCCGGCGCGCGCATCCGCGTGCGCGCACCGCAAGGATGA
- a CDS encoding peptidoglycan DD-metalloendopeptidase family protein, with amino-acid sequence MSRCPERILRACALLPLLLAVALSWGQSKKELEKRRDALDKQIRTTTALIDQARKEQRVTQEQLALLESQIAARAQLIRAMDNEVRAADDRIRQDEESIADLQSDLTALKQGYARMIAAAYRNRSAYDRLSYLFASSSFQQAFRRSRYINQLAAQRRRQAALITETQASMDARVAALKQQRQEKAVLLSEQVQEKRKLDTDRAGQQNALTSLRKEEGRLRETQKKQENQRRDLEAAIRKAIEAAMKPKASASAAGGKPAKLDVTLTPEARELNSDFEKNKGKLPWPVEKGVITGRYGKQPHPVLKGIVIDNNGIDITTEKGASVRAVFRGEVTSVIVLQGAGKAVIVSHGAYRTVYSNLASVNVAKGQKLDTKQAIGTVLTGDDGAVAHIEVWKITADGLVNVDPALWLYRD; translated from the coding sequence GAAAGAGCTGGAGAAGCGCCGCGATGCGCTGGACAAGCAGATCCGCACCACCACCGCATTGATCGATCAGGCGCGCAAGGAGCAACGCGTCACCCAAGAGCAATTGGCGCTGCTCGAGAGCCAGATCGCCGCACGCGCCCAATTGATCCGCGCCATGGATAATGAGGTGCGCGCAGCCGATGACCGCATCCGGCAGGACGAGGAATCAATCGCCGACCTGCAGTCCGACCTGACCGCGCTGAAACAGGGCTATGCCCGCATGATCGCCGCCGCCTACCGCAACCGCAGCGCCTATGACCGCCTCAGTTACCTCTTCGCCAGCAGCAGCTTCCAGCAAGCCTTCCGCCGCAGCCGGTACATCAACCAGCTGGCGGCGCAGCGCCGAAGGCAGGCCGCGCTGATCACGGAAACGCAGGCATCCATGGATGCGCGCGTGGCCGCACTGAAGCAGCAGCGGCAGGAAAAAGCCGTGCTCTTGAGCGAGCAGGTCCAGGAGAAGCGCAAGCTCGATACCGACCGTGCCGGCCAGCAGAACGCCCTGACCAGCTTGCGCAAAGAGGAGGGCCGGCTGCGCGAGACCCAGAAGAAGCAGGAGAACCAGCGCCGTGATCTGGAAGCGGCGATCCGCAAGGCCATTGAGGCGGCCATGAAGCCGAAGGCCAGCGCCTCCGCCGCAGGCGGCAAGCCCGCCAAGCTCGATGTGACACTGACGCCCGAAGCAAGAGAGCTCAACAGCGATTTCGAGAAGAACAAAGGCAAGCTGCCCTGGCCCGTTGAGAAAGGCGTGATCACCGGCCGTTATGGCAAGCAACCGCACCCCGTGCTCAAAGGCATCGTCATCGACAACAACGGCATCGACATCACCACCGAGAAGGGCGCGAGCGTGCGCGCGGTGTTCCGGGGCGAGGTCACCAGCGTGATCGTGCTGCAAGGCGCCGGCAAGGCCGTGATCGTGAGCCATGGCGCCTACCGCACGGTGTACAGCAACCTGGCCAGCGTGAACGTGGCCAAAGGCCAGAAGTTGGACACCAAGCAGGCCATCGGCACGGTGCTCACCGGTGACGACGGAGCCGTGGCCCACATCGAGGTCTGGAAGATCACGGCTGATGGGCTGGTGAACGTGGACCCGGCACTTTGGCTCTACCGTGATTAG
- a CDS encoding DUF4837 family protein → MKHTAACMAIALLASCDDARKRLPDSAGGPEEILVVMPKGHWEGEPGALVRSILEQPMQGMPQREALFRVAQCRPEDFASLLQAHHSVLYAAFGEDSSGVLMLRDQHARGQLVARVGAGKPEAWNALFSANADAVVRAFEDHHRARTGARLKHERDAALASSLRASLGIELDVPGGYRMMKQDSVITWLQRDRIIAGGGLEHNVIEGLLIHSHPYVSDSTWNVPSLVDLRDAATKQRIDGPDPGSYMVVRRAFEQMDLMPGGRAVQLDGRFAYLMHGLYGMHGAKMGGPFVSLTTLDPSGKRIVTVEGFAYAPQFDKRPYVRELEALIFSLRFSGSASSGGAQ, encoded by the coding sequence ATGAAGCATACGGCGGCCTGCATGGCGATCGCGCTGCTAGCCAGCTGTGATGACGCGCGCAAGCGCTTGCCCGATAGCGCCGGTGGACCGGAGGAGATTCTCGTGGTGATGCCGAAAGGCCATTGGGAGGGTGAGCCCGGCGCGCTGGTGCGCTCGATCCTGGAGCAGCCGATGCAAGGCATGCCGCAGCGCGAGGCGCTATTCCGGGTGGCCCAATGCCGCCCGGAGGATTTCGCCAGCCTGCTGCAAGCGCACCACAGCGTGCTCTACGCCGCCTTCGGCGAGGACAGCTCCGGCGTGCTCATGCTGCGCGACCAGCATGCACGCGGCCAGCTCGTGGCGCGCGTTGGCGCAGGAAAGCCTGAGGCCTGGAACGCGCTCTTCAGCGCCAATGCCGATGCGGTGGTCCGTGCGTTCGAGGACCACCATCGCGCACGCACGGGCGCACGGCTGAAGCACGAGCGCGACGCCGCGCTCGCCAGCAGCTTGCGCGCGTCACTCGGCATCGAGCTCGACGTGCCCGGCGGATACCGCATGATGAAGCAGGACTCCGTGATCACCTGGCTTCAACGCGACCGCATCATAGCTGGCGGAGGGCTCGAGCATAACGTGATCGAAGGCCTGCTCATCCATAGTCACCCTTATGTGAGCGACAGCACCTGGAATGTGCCCTCTCTGGTTGATCTGCGCGATGCGGCAACCAAGCAGCGCATCGATGGCCCCGACCCGGGATCATACATGGTGGTCCGGCGCGCGTTCGAGCAGATGGACCTGATGCCCGGCGGTCGAGCGGTGCAGCTCGACGGGCGCTTCGCTTACCTGATGCACGGCCTCTACGGCATGCACGGCGCGAAAATGGGCGGACCCTTCGTGAGCCTGACCACGCTCGATCCGAGCGGGAAGCGCATCGTCACCGTCGAAGGATTCGCCTACGCGCCGCAGTTCGACAAGCGGCCGTATGTGCGCGAGCTCGAAGCGCTGATCTTCTCCCTGCGCTTCAGCGGATCAGCTTCCAGTGGCGGCGCGCAATAG